The following are from one region of the Corynebacterium hindlerae genome:
- a CDS encoding ferritin yields MKINEKLAAALNDQVTAELEASLVYLQLSYIVDSLGLSGIRDWLRAQAAEENLHAQQFADHLAARDVVPQVQSIPAPQIAATTVVEVFEAALAHEEKISAKIHHLAELGFETKDYDSRPLIDSFLAEQVDEVAMVKEILDRLRIVGEDGSGLLRIDAEMKAARSA; encoded by the coding sequence ATGAAGATTAATGAAAAACTAGCAGCAGCGCTGAATGACCAAGTAACCGCCGAGCTCGAGGCATCCCTGGTGTACTTGCAGCTGTCCTACATTGTTGACAGTTTGGGCCTTTCCGGCATCCGGGATTGGCTCCGCGCCCAGGCCGCCGAGGAAAACCTGCACGCGCAACAGTTCGCTGACCACCTGGCAGCGCGCGATGTGGTGCCTCAGGTGCAGTCCATCCCAGCGCCTCAGATCGCGGCAACCACCGTTGTGGAGGTTTTCGAAGCGGCGTTGGCACACGAGGAGAAGATCTCTGCGAAGATCCACCACCTGGCGGAGCTTGGTTTTGAAACTAAGGATTACGACTCCCGCCCACTGATCGATTCCTTCCTCGCCGAACAGGTTGATGAGGTCGCGATGGTGAAGGAGATCCTGGATCGCCTGCGCATCGTAGGTGAGGATGGCTCCGGTCTCCTGCGCATCGACGCGGAAATGAAGGCAGCGCGCAGCGCCTAG
- a CDS encoding tyrosine-type recombinase/integrase, with translation MAIATAGSLWRDEKRGLWIAEIWCGYDPVTGKAVRPRVTSKDKNEAVRKRRDKIKKINDGTEIPGKSMAFEKWAGKWLDEIAVKKVDVKTMRSYRSCVRCHLVPAFGKMKLDKITPDHIRAMHRAMEDKGLSSRSINAAHKQLSAMLKAAGRDGKMGKNPCDMMDTPKIEQKAVDPFSLAEARAIIRFLSEREPAMAARWACALLLGTRQNETLAFTRDVVDLSNGLVTVDKQLKEMTVKHGCGTQVDGKWPCGRVKAGNCPHMVFDVDSHIHFEPVDGVLAFTFPKSEAGKRVMPLPRVLWNALEWHMREQYVPNEWGLLWVNERGKPIRAGADSRAWKQLLKDVGVSPKKLHAGRHTMVSLMLDDGAPLDLLSPFVGHSSVATTRIYAHASIDAMRLQMDRLGRELEK, from the coding sequence ATGGCGATAGCAACAGCAGGGTCACTTTGGCGCGACGAAAAACGCGGCCTGTGGATAGCCGAAATCTGGTGCGGGTACGACCCAGTAACAGGCAAAGCAGTTAGGCCTCGCGTCACGTCGAAGGACAAGAACGAGGCAGTCAGAAAGCGTCGGGACAAGATCAAGAAGATCAACGATGGCACCGAGATCCCCGGCAAGTCCATGGCATTCGAGAAGTGGGCAGGCAAATGGCTGGATGAAATTGCCGTGAAGAAGGTGGACGTGAAGACGATGCGCTCCTACCGGTCATGCGTCCGATGTCATTTAGTGCCAGCGTTCGGGAAGATGAAGCTGGACAAGATCACGCCTGACCATATTCGCGCCATGCACCGAGCTATGGAAGATAAGGGCCTATCTTCACGTTCGATTAACGCAGCGCACAAGCAGTTGTCCGCAATGCTCAAGGCGGCGGGGCGTGACGGCAAGATGGGCAAGAATCCGTGCGACATGATGGACACTCCGAAGATCGAGCAGAAAGCAGTGGATCCATTCTCACTTGCTGAAGCGCGCGCGATTATCCGGTTCTTGTCCGAGCGTGAGCCTGCAATGGCTGCTCGCTGGGCTTGCGCCCTGCTGCTGGGCACGCGCCAGAATGAGACGCTGGCGTTCACCCGTGATGTGGTCGACCTATCGAATGGCCTGGTCACTGTGGATAAGCAGCTCAAGGAAATGACCGTGAAGCACGGGTGCGGAACACAAGTGGACGGCAAGTGGCCGTGTGGCCGCGTTAAGGCTGGGAATTGCCCGCACATGGTGTTCGATGTGGACTCGCACATTCACTTTGAGCCGGTGGATGGGGTGCTGGCGTTCACATTCCCGAAGTCTGAGGCTGGCAAGCGCGTGATGCCATTGCCCCGCGTGCTGTGGAATGCGCTTGAGTGGCACATGAGGGAGCAATATGTGCCGAATGAGTGGGGTCTGCTGTGGGTGAATGAGCGGGGCAAGCCGATCCGAGCTGGGGCAGATTCGAGAGCGTGGAAGCAGTTACTCAAGGATGTGGGCGTCAGTCCTAAGAAGCTGCATGCTGGCCGTCACACGATGGTGTCCTTGATGCTGGATGATGGTGCTCCGTTGGATTTGCTGTCACCGTTTGTTGGACACTCGAGCGTGGCTACGACCCGGATCTATGCGCATGCGTCGATTGATGCGATGCGGTTGCAGATGGATCGTTTAGGGCGTGAGTTGGAGAAGTGA
- a CDS encoding helix-turn-helix domain-containing protein, with amino-acid sequence MDNEAQLKQQMRRAGALIRDARKATRMSQQQLADIVGVSRSWIGRVEAGVIVEGGVSRPVVIAPDALSKIALSAGADVGEVLNEAFRDSNIVAKYVRPTKLDVSDLSAQEVRLVVNLIQSIREQFHEQDTSNAPTVRKPNIDS; translated from the coding sequence ATGGACAATGAAGCGCAATTGAAGCAACAAATGCGACGTGCCGGCGCACTTATCCGGGACGCACGCAAGGCAACCCGCATGAGCCAGCAGCAGCTTGCTGACATTGTTGGCGTCTCCCGCTCTTGGATCGGTCGCGTTGAGGCTGGTGTCATTGTTGAGGGTGGGGTGAGCCGACCGGTTGTTATTGCCCCCGATGCGCTTTCGAAAATTGCTTTGTCTGCTGGTGCTGACGTGGGCGAAGTCTTGAATGAGGCATTCCGTGATTCGAACATAGTTGCGAAATATGTGCGCCCAACTAAGCTAGACGTATCCGACTTGTCCGCCCAAGAAGTTAGACTCGTCGTGAACCTCATTCAATCCATTCGTGAGCAATTCCATGAACAGGACACGTCTAATGCTCCAACAGTTAGAAAGCCTAATATCGACAGTTGA
- a CDS encoding helix-turn-helix domain-containing protein, which produces MTQPMTKPRIMYTREQAAEVLSISTSQLDEFRRAGLICAVKFGGRGIRFLHQELEDFANSLPAA; this is translated from the coding sequence GTGACGCAACCGATGACCAAACCGCGCATCATGTACACGCGCGAACAAGCAGCGGAAGTGCTGTCGATATCCACAAGCCAGTTGGACGAATTCAGACGGGCTGGATTGATTTGCGCCGTCAAATTCGGTGGGCGCGGCATCCGCTTCCTACACCAAGAACTAGAGGACTTTGCGAACAGCCTCCCGGCAGCATAA
- a CDS encoding YqaJ viral recombinase family nuclease has product MDVITPPIKAVPLEPFPDGSIEWQQQRQSGIGSSDASVIMGMSNFESPYSLWEIKTGRAPLNPPRDQRQEELLRWGHLLEPVIREETSTRLGVSIIKPDTAFQHHERAWQRCNLDGWSTDGRICEFKNTSFFMRKEWVGQIPDHAEIQVHHSAAVIDGVERAIVAGLISGNELSIFEITINRNVVDMIIEQEARFWECVTSDTPPPIDGHDRTYQALTRELTNGKGWNEVGGKEARALVETYWSAHEREKAAKADKNTARNKLAAMFDGHEAIATGETVWAKTTRGQLNMTNLAAEHPELVERYTRRLPTFDLDAFKAEQPEAYRQFQTIKITPQKLKETH; this is encoded by the coding sequence ATGGATGTTATCACACCACCAATTAAGGCTGTTCCGCTCGAACCATTCCCCGATGGGAGCATCGAATGGCAGCAGCAGCGCCAATCCGGCATCGGATCCTCGGATGCCAGCGTCATCATGGGCATGTCCAACTTCGAATCCCCATACAGCCTGTGGGAGATCAAGACCGGACGCGCACCACTCAACCCACCACGCGACCAGCGACAGGAAGAACTGTTGCGTTGGGGTCACCTGCTCGAACCGGTGATCCGTGAGGAAACCAGCACTCGCCTAGGCGTCAGCATCATCAAGCCAGACACAGCTTTCCAACACCACGAACGCGCATGGCAGCGCTGCAACCTCGACGGCTGGTCAACCGATGGGCGGATCTGCGAATTCAAGAACACTAGCTTCTTCATGCGCAAAGAATGGGTCGGACAGATCCCAGACCACGCCGAGATCCAAGTCCACCACAGCGCAGCAGTCATCGACGGCGTGGAGCGCGCGATTGTCGCAGGCCTAATTTCAGGCAACGAGCTGTCCATCTTCGAGATCACCATCAACCGGAACGTGGTGGACATGATCATCGAGCAGGAAGCGCGCTTTTGGGAGTGCGTCACGTCGGACACTCCCCCGCCTATTGACGGGCACGACCGTACATACCAGGCGCTTACCCGTGAACTCACGAACGGCAAGGGCTGGAACGAGGTGGGCGGTAAGGAAGCACGCGCCCTAGTGGAGACCTACTGGTCAGCACACGAACGCGAAAAGGCAGCAAAAGCCGACAAGAACACCGCCCGCAACAAACTCGCAGCGATGTTTGACGGCCACGAAGCCATCGCAACCGGCGAAACCGTGTGGGCGAAAACCACACGCGGCCAACTCAACATGACGAATCTCGCAGCAGAACATCCTGAATTGGTCGAACGGTACACCCGCCGACTCCCAACCTTTGACCTGGACGCATTCAAAGCCGAACAGCCAGAGGCCTACCGCCAATTCCAAACCATCAAGATCACCCCACAGAAACTCAAGGAGACCCACTAA
- the recT gene encoding recombination protein RecT, whose translation MSANLEQRMSQQIQQQAPEQRRPATLADQIKSMEAQFQLAMPKGMEAQQLVRDALTCLRQTPQLARCTPQSVLGGLMTCSQLGLRPGVLGHAWLIPFKNRGVDEAQLVIGYQGLVELAHRSGQIKSLIARTVYANDDFEVDYGLNDSLVHRPCMDGEKGDPIAYYAVAKFNTGGHAFYVMSHFEMLEYKRKNVKMGKFGPWVDHFESMAHKTCVRQLAKWMPKSTDLARAIEQDGAVREDVSQVAIDYPVHVDSAEPAEEAPAIDGEVIEEPAA comes from the coding sequence ATGTCCGCAAACCTCGAACAGCGCATGTCCCAGCAGATCCAGCAGCAAGCACCGGAACAACGACGCCCAGCCACCCTGGCAGACCAGATCAAGTCCATGGAGGCACAATTCCAGTTGGCGATGCCTAAGGGCATGGAAGCGCAGCAATTGGTGCGCGACGCCCTCACTTGCTTGCGCCAGACTCCACAGCTCGCACGCTGCACGCCTCAGTCCGTCCTTGGTGGACTCATGACCTGCTCCCAACTTGGGCTTCGCCCAGGCGTGCTTGGCCACGCGTGGCTGATCCCGTTCAAGAACCGTGGTGTCGATGAAGCACAGTTGGTCATCGGATACCAGGGATTGGTGGAGCTTGCGCACCGTTCCGGTCAGATCAAGTCGCTGATCGCCCGCACCGTCTATGCCAACGATGATTTTGAAGTTGATTATGGCCTGAACGACAGCCTGGTTCACCGCCCGTGCATGGATGGGGAAAAGGGCGATCCAATCGCCTACTACGCGGTGGCGAAGTTCAACACCGGCGGGCACGCGTTCTACGTCATGAGCCACTTCGAAATGTTGGAATACAAGCGTAAGAACGTGAAGATGGGCAAGTTCGGCCCATGGGTGGATCACTTCGAATCTATGGCTCACAAGACCTGTGTGCGTCAGCTTGCTAAGTGGATGCCGAAGTCCACTGATCTTGCGCGTGCTATCGAGCAGGACGGAGCCGTGCGTGAAGACGTGAGCCAGGTCGCTATCGACTATCCGGTGCATGTCGATTCTGCAGAGCCTGCAGAGGAAGCCCCAGCTATCGACGGCGAAGTGATCGAGGAACCAGCGGCCTAA
- a CDS encoding single-stranded DNA-binding protein encodes MAYTTIVGTVGKDPELKFTNNGKAYTRVGIAWSERVKDRNGNWDDGPTVWVSATVFGKQAENLADSITKGMRVAATGHLKPETWASQQGEQTVFTMVADTIAPELTFHTAALTKPAAQQQPQQDVRNSAPPAGGNATDDQPPF; translated from the coding sequence ATGGCATACACCACGATCGTCGGAACCGTCGGTAAAGACCCGGAACTTAAGTTCACCAACAACGGCAAGGCCTACACCCGCGTGGGCATTGCCTGGTCTGAGCGGGTGAAAGATCGCAACGGTAACTGGGATGACGGCCCCACCGTGTGGGTGTCCGCCACAGTGTTCGGCAAGCAAGCCGAAAACCTTGCGGACAGCATCACCAAGGGTATGCGGGTCGCAGCAACCGGGCATCTGAAACCGGAAACGTGGGCCTCGCAGCAGGGGGAACAAACAGTGTTCACGATGGTGGCTGACACGATCGCCCCGGAACTGACGTTCCACACCGCTGCGTTGACGAAGCCAGCTGCGCAACAGCAACCACAGCAGGATGTGCGGAACAGTGCCCCACCAGCTGGAGGGAATGCCACCGATGATCAGCCACCGTTCTGA
- a CDS encoding helix-turn-helix transcriptional regulator: protein MISHRSDTMPTQDRFTTQQAADILGLSRMTLCRWRRSGIGPPWVRVSERKIIYPRREFYAWVAENRAN, encoded by the coding sequence ATGATCAGCCACCGTTCTGACACTATGCCCACACAGGATCGCTTCACCACCCAGCAGGCCGCCGACATTCTCGGACTTAGCCGGATGACGTTGTGTCGGTGGCGTCGATCAGGAATCGGCCCGCCGTGGGTGCGGGTCAGTGAGCGGAAGATTATCTACCCTCGCCGTGAGTTTTACGCGTGGGTTGCTGAGAACCGCGCCAACTAA